The Sulfurospirillum deleyianum DSM 6946 nucleotide sequence GCGTGTGTGTCGCTTTTTGAAGATTCACGCTATCAACAACCCGAATTAATGTCTCTAAAAAATAGTCAAAATCGAATGGTTTTAACACATAGCCATTCACCCCTAAACGAATAGACTCCAAAAAGTAGTCACTGTCATTATACGCAGAGGTAATAATAATCGCCGTTTCATGACAAATTTTACGTATTTTTGCAATCAGTGAAATACCATCGAGTTTGGGGATTTTTAAATCAACGACAATCAAATCATAAGAGAGTTTAAGAGGTAATTCAAGAGAAGGAATCGTGATTTTTGCATCCACAAATTTATCGTAAGCACTCTGTCCATCACTGACCATATCAATATGTTCAAAGATATTGGACAAAAGCGCATAGGTATATTTTTGCGTTACCTCATCATCTTCAACATATAAAACACGCATCCCTTGACAACGCTCTTTTAAGCTTTTTACTGCTGATTGCGTCATAATATTCCTTCAAGCATTTCAAATAGAGGCCTGATTATACTGAAAGATTATCACATATTATCTGTTTTTTATGAGGATTATAAGTTTTAAACCTTTTTTTACATAACCAAACGGTATCCTGTTCCGTACTCTGTAATAATGAATTTTGGCTTTTTAGAGTTATCCCCAAGCTTTTTTCGAATGTTCTGAATGTGGTAATTAAGCGATTGGCGAGAACTTAAAGAAGAAAGATGTATCGCTAAAACATCCCGATAAACAACCCTATTTTTATTCTCTATAAGGAAAGAGAGTATTTTGTATTCGATGGCAGTAAGGGAGAGAGGAATGCCATTGAGAGAAATCGTTTGATTTTTATAGTCAACACTCAAACTGGTTTTAGAGTATTCAAACTTAATCATCGAACAGCGTTTTAAAATCGCCCACATTCTCACTTCTAACTCTTCAAGCATAAAGGGCTTGCACAAATAATCATCAACCCCAAAACGAAACGCTTTTACCTTTGCCTCAAGGTCTGAATGACAACTTAAAACAATAATAGGAATAGTATTTTGATTGTTAATCTGTTTAATCACCTCAAACCCGCTAAAATCAGGCAAAGAAAGATCCAGCAGTAGGAGTTCATACGATGAAGAAAGCAGTTTAGAAAGTCCATCAACAGCAGTCTCAGCAACGCTAACTTCAAAACCCACCGTATCTAAAAAATCAGCAACTTCCTTTGCGGCCGCCACATCATCTTCAATCAAAAGAACTTTAATTTTTTTCTGCATTTCGATCAACACTCCCTATTTAGATACGCTAATTATATACATAAAGCTCATAATTTTGCAAATATTCTTCACTTTTTATGGACATAGACTTCTCATAGAAAACAAAATAGAGACGCTTTGTCATCCAAAACAAAATGAAAGGACACCCCTAAACCAAGGCTTACTTAAGGGGATAAGGATACTTTAACTACCGCTTAGCTACCATATAAGAATGACTCAGATTGAAAAAATACGACTTTTAAAACTCTTATACCAATACAGAGCAATGGGATTTGAATACTTTCAAGAGTATCGACCTCTTGCGCTGAGCACATCATCGGCTCTTTCGTGCAATCTTGAAGAGCTGAAAGCCACTGTAGCTCAGTGTCATTTGTGCGCCCTCTCTAAAAGCCGTAAAAATATCATTTTTGGTGCAGGAAATCTCAAAGCTAAAGTGATGTTCATTGGAGATAATCCAAGTGTTAGCGAAGATGAAACGGGAATGCTCTTTAGTGGGAAAAGCGGCGAATTACTGGCTAAAATGATCGAAAATGTTCTTTTAATTCCTAAAGAAGAAGTCTATGTGACCCATATTTTAAAGTGTAAA carries:
- a CDS encoding response regulator transcription factor yields the protein MQKKIKVLLIEDDVAAAKEVADFLDTVGFEVSVAETAVDGLSKLLSSSYELLLLDLSLPDFSGFEVIKQINNQNTIPIIVLSCHSDLEAKVKAFRFGVDDYLCKPFMLEELEVRMWAILKRCSMIKFEYSKTSLSVDYKNQTISLNGIPLSLTAIEYKILSFLIENKNRVVYRDVLAIHLSSLSSRQSLNYHIQNIRKKLGDNSKKPKFIITEYGTGYRLVM
- a CDS encoding uracil-DNA glycosylase, producing the protein MTQIEKIRLLKLLYQYRAMGFEYFQEYRPLALSTSSALSCNLEELKATVAQCHLCALSKSRKNIIFGAGNLKAKVMFIGDNPSVSEDETGMLFSGKSGELLAKMIENVLLIPKEEVYVTHILKCKTPENRVPTPEEVACCKPYMMQQIQLIQPKIIVTLGSTSFHHLTGEYETPMDTIRGSVLHFGEAKLIPTFHPNFLLRNPSAKKEVYADLLKVRSML